A single Dreissena polymorpha isolate Duluth1 chromosome 14, UMN_Dpol_1.0, whole genome shotgun sequence DNA region contains:
- the LOC127857824 gene encoding uncharacterized protein LOC127857824 isoform X1 encodes MIKVVVVAEVEQMVVVVEEEEVVVVGAAVTAEGEATLARTAKGAVMPLLHLEMVVVGAEAVPVAGREVMEEQAVLLDQTDKREKTVIKKCESGVTKNKALYMM; translated from the coding sequence ATGAtcaaggtggtggtggtggcggagGTGGAAcagatggtggtggtggtggaggaggaggaggtggtggtggttggGGCGGCGGTGACGGCGGAAGGGGAGGCGACCCTGGCCAGGACGGCGAAAGGGGCGGTGATGCCTCTACTCCATTTGGAGATGGTGGTGGTGGGGGCGGAGGCGGTTCCGGTGGCGGGAAGGGAGGTGATGGAGGAACAGGCGGTACTTTTGGATCAGACGGACAAAAGGGAGAAGACGGTGATTAAAAAGTGTGAAAGTGGTGTTACAAAGAACAAAGCTTTATACATGATGTGA
- the LOC127857747 gene encoding RNA-binding protein cabeza-like has protein sequence MMLIITIMMTILRLSTSSEWSERDPVMEDPTDTIIAIGFEGMKAPEFVRLFANFGQIKVQDDGNQMVRFNTARQEGIVTYESLDAGKKAQDTWNGKVINGKTIQVLAASKRFRNYPERGQCGHTEYNAAWEHWFQAEDGYQDNCMGQPSGPGSGGRGGRGGRGGAGARSGGGGYIDGEDGEDGSFGRGGRGGRGGGYGGGGGCSGGGGKGGGGAGGKGGGSGGYMDGEDGEYGSFGRGRSGGRGGGYGGGGGGGGAGDRGVKAVVVAADTITEADTALVKAEKVEKVFLVSSQDKTARTANLGLMEGAEGEAKGLYNV, from the exons ATGATGCtcataataacaataatgatgaCGATACTCAGGCTATCAACTTCATCTG agtGGTCTGAAAGAGATCCTGTAATGGAGGATCCTACAGACACCATTATAGCAATAGGTTTTGAAGGAATGAAAGCACCTGAGTTCGTGAGACTGTTCGCCAATTTTGGACAGATAAAG GTTCAAGATGACGGCAACCAGATGGTGCGATTCAATACGGCAAGGCAGGAAGGAATTGTCACATATGAATCATTGGATGCTGGCAAAAAAGCACAGGACACTTGGAACG GCAAAGTAATTAATGGAAAAACAATTCAAGTACTGGCTGCATCTAAACGCTTCAGGAATTATCCAGAACGtg GTCAATGCGGTCATACAGAGTACAACGCGGCTTGGGAACACTGGTTTCAAGCAGAGGACGGATATCAAGACAATTGCATGGGACAACCTAGTGGACCAGGAAGTGGCGGAAGGGGTGGTAGAGGTGGTCGCGGTGGTGCCGGCGCGCGTTCGGGGGGTGGTGGTTATATTGATGGAGAAGACGGGGAAGATGGTTCATTTGGGCGTGGCGGAAGAGGCGGTCGTGGTGGAGgttatggtggtggtggcggttgtAGCGGAGGTGGCGGTAAAGGAGGTGGTGGCGCTGGTGGCAAGGGGGGTGGCAGTGGCGGCTATATGGACGGAGAAGACGGGGAATATGGTTCATTTGGACGTGGCAGAAGTGGCGGTCGTGGAGGGGGTtatggtggtggaggtggtggtggaggtg CGGGGGATCGGGGGGTCAAGGCGGTGGTGGTAGCGGCGGATACTATTACGGAGGCGGATACGGCGCTGGTCAAGGCGGAAAAGGTGGAAAAGGTTTTTTTGGTTTCTTCGCAGGACAAGACGGCGAGAACGGCGAACCTGGGCCTAATGGAAGGGGCGGAAGGGGAGGCAAAGGGGCTTTATAATGTGTGA